TGTTTAGCTAAAGTCCCTGTCCCTAATCTATCTGTTTAGGAAAAAAACATTCAGTGTTTACTACATGTGGACTGAATAACATTCTCTTATACTGACACTTAGGAGAGACACATCAATACACATCTTTCTAAAGACTGACTAGCATATCCATGCACATCACAAGGACGGAACCGAGGAAAAAGAAGACTTGCATTACTTGCATTAGTTAAGTGTGCTTAGCTTTGCAATCTTTCTGTTTTGGTATGGAAATTAGGGGAAAGCAATGGATAAATAATTGAGATTCTGTTTTCACAAGGTTGTGATCCGAATCTCATGATAATCCTTGCTGACCCCATAGACAGATGTGTTTCCACCGGACAGACTTGCCGGGGCTTTTTGTATAGAGTTCACACAAACAACCGCAGAAATGGGAGCACAGAAAACTCTACTCACAGGTGATACTGGGGCATCAAGACTAGAATAGTGTACACATTGGACAGAGAGATCGTCATTCTATATACTCATCTGgcagaaagatgaacattttaTGCCCATAATGCAAAGACCAGTGAGTGTCACTTCATTGAAAGGTGCAAAGGCTTGGTGTTTGACACACCATCCTCTAAAAAAATGACTCTGAACATTGCAAAAGCAACCTAGGGCTCATATCCCATGCAGCTCTCCCTCTAGGGTCAGGATAACTCTTTATGTCCTAACCCTACGGTGCCTGGATTGTGCCAAAGGCACAAGAGGCGGATCGGCAAGGTATGTCTGGCGATCACAAATCATCCCAACTAGTGTAGAGAATCATCTAAACTCAGTTCACTGGGTGAACTCCTGCTCATGTTTGTCAGGCTTGCCATGAGGGATTTAACTTTATGGGCATAGTAGTCCCTTAAGTTGACCGAGGGGACCTCCTTCAATCCATCTCCAAAGTCACAGCTACGCATGGCACTCTCGAGTTGCTTTTGGCGCCGGTAAAAGTGGGAAAACTTATTGAAGATCAAGGTGATGGGCAATACCACCACCAGGATGCCTGCCAAGatgcaggcagaggcagtgagctTCCCGGCTGTGGTCCCAGGGACCACATCTCCATACCCGACGGTGGTCATACTGACGGTAGCCCACCACCAGCAAGCGGGGATGGTAGCCAGGCCCTCGTTCTCCTCTTTTTCAATGGTGTAGGCCACCACAGAGAAGATGGAAATCCCCACCGAGAGGTAGAGCAAGAGCAGCCCCACTTCCTTGTAGCTGTATTTCAGGGTGGCTCCCAAGGAGCGGAGGCCAGTGGAGTGTCTGGCCAGCTTGAGAATTCGGAAGATCCTCATCAGCCTCAGGACCTGAGCCACCCTGCCCAAGTTAGCCAAGGTAGGGGAACTCTCCACCACCAGGTTCACCACTAGAGTAATGTAGAAGGGAACAATAGACATGAGATCGATAAGGTTTAGAGCATTCTTGAAGAACTTGAGAAAGTCAGGGGCCACAGCAAACCTGGCCACCAGCTCGAATGTAAACCAGGCGATGCCGAAGTGCTCCACGATTTCGAACCTGGGGTCCTCGCCAGGGTTGCCCTGGCCATCGGGGATTTGGAAGTCGGGCAGGCTATTGAGGCACATGGTGATGATCGATCCCAACACCACCAAGATGGAGAGGACGCTGAAGACCCTGCTGAGGACTGAGTAGCCCGGGTTGTCCAATGCCAGCCACAGCTGCCTGCGGAAGTTGCCCAGGGGTTGCCCATCGAACTTGGAAGCGTCGTTATAGAAAGCCAAAATCTCGTCAAAGGAGGACGTGGTGCTCTCCTGGTCGCTCTGTTCGTCCCATTTCTCCTGCTCAGGTTCCACTTTGCGGCCGTGATAGCTATAGCTGCAGCAAGAGTCGATAAAGAACTCATTGATACCCCAGTACTCGATCTCCTGGCTGAAGGAGAAGACGCACAACTCAGCCATGACGTGAAGCTTGCCCGTGTGGTAGAAATGCAAGACATAGGGGAAGAGCTCAGGGTTACGGTCGAAGTAGAACTCACGTTGGACGTCGTCGTAGTCATCGCAGAGTTCCAGAATTGCCTCTCGCGAGTGGCAGAGAAGCAGACGGCCCAGGCGCGTCTCAGGGAAGCGCAGCAGCGTGTGGGAACGCAGCCGTCTCTTGAAGCCGCCCACATTGATGCGGATCTCTCCATCCTCGACGTCGGCCTCGGACACGTCCCACAGGCTCTGGCGGGTCATGCTGGAGATGCCCAGAAGCCCGGTCCGCGCGGGGGCGCTACACCTGAAAGCAGAAGAAACCGCATCTGTGTGAGCTCCTGCACTCCCCACCccagtctctctttttctttctccccaccctcctctgGAGGACCCAATCTTCTCCAGCAGGGTCTCTGTGTGCGGTCTGACACTGGGGTGTGGGAATGATTTTATGGGGGTTGACCCCTTCCCAAGGCAAGGCAAGGGTGTATCTTTCTACGAGTGCAGCCgggcctccacctcctccccggaGTAGCGCCCAAAAGCTCTGAGAGCCCATGGGGGCTGCGTGCTGACCTTGCCTGTGAGCAGACCAAGGATACGCCCCCGCCCTCTC
This genomic stretch from Microtus ochrogaster isolate Prairie Vole_2 unplaced genomic scaffold, MicOch1.0 UNK29, whole genome shotgun sequence harbors:
- the Kcns2 gene encoding potassium voltage-gated channel subfamily S member 2, which gives rise to MTRQSLWDVSEADVEDGEIRINVGGFKRRLRSHTLLRFPETRLGRLLLCHSREAILELCDDYDDVQREFYFDRNPELFPYVLHFYHTGKLHVMAELCVFSFSQEIEYWGINEFFIDSCCSYSYHGRKVEPEQEKWDEQSDQESTTSSFDEILAFYNDASKFDGQPLGNFRRQLWLALDNPGYSVLSRVFSVLSILVVLGSIITMCLNSLPDFQIPDGQGNPGEDPRFEIVEHFGIAWFTFELVARFAVAPDFLKFFKNALNLIDLMSIVPFYITLVVNLVVESSPTLANLGRVAQVLRLMRIFRILKLARHSTGLRSLGATLKYSYKEVGLLLLYLSVGISIFSVVAYTIEKEENEGLATIPACWWWATVSMTTVGYGDVVPGTTAGKLTASACILAGILVVVLPITLIFNKFSHFYRRQKQLESAMRSCDFGDGLKEVPSVNLRDYYAHKVKSLMASLTNMSRSSPSELSLDDSLH